Proteins encoded in a region of the Paenibacillus sp. W2I17 genome:
- a CDS encoding carbohydrate ABC transporter permease encodes MPSPRSSSGHPIRRLRSGIVWTLLTVYGILTLYPFYWLVISAFKTNEDFYSRPFGLPENWNVANFSNAWESSRLGTAFGNSLIVSVGSLILTLFIAALASFILARFQFRWKGLIMTFFVVGMLIPIHSTLVPLFILMKQMSLLNTYWALILPYTAFALPTAIFVLTAYLTSVPRDIEEAAFIDGTGLWGLFTRIMLPMSVPALSTVTILSFLHAWNDFSFALVFINKTGLKTLPLAIANFADGYQTDYGLTLAAMTLSVIPTIILYLIFQEQVMKGMTAGAVKG; translated from the coding sequence ATGCCATCACCACGAAGCAGCTCGGGCCATCCGATTCGCCGCCTACGTAGCGGAATTGTTTGGACGCTGCTAACGGTCTATGGTATTTTAACATTGTATCCGTTCTACTGGCTCGTGATTAGTGCATTCAAAACAAATGAAGATTTCTATAGCCGGCCCTTTGGACTGCCGGAAAACTGGAATGTTGCCAATTTCAGCAATGCATGGGAAAGCTCCAGGCTGGGGACCGCTTTTGGCAATTCACTAATCGTATCGGTGGGATCACTTATTTTGACGCTGTTTATTGCAGCGCTGGCTTCATTCATCCTGGCTCGTTTCCAGTTTCGCTGGAAAGGGTTAATCATGACCTTCTTTGTTGTAGGGATGCTCATTCCGATCCATAGTACACTTGTCCCCTTATTTATTCTAATGAAACAGATGTCCTTGTTAAATACGTACTGGGCCTTAATATTACCTTATACGGCTTTTGCACTGCCTACGGCAATTTTTGTGCTTACGGCTTATCTGACAAGTGTTCCACGTGACATTGAAGAGGCAGCTTTTATTGATGGAACAGGCCTGTGGGGGCTGTTTACCCGAATCATGCTACCCATGTCTGTGCCTGCGTTGTCGACGGTTACGATCCTGAGTTTCCTGCATGCGTGGAATGACTTTTCATTTGCGCTTGTATTCATCAACAAAACCGGATTGAAAACGTTACCGCTGGCCATTGCGAACTTTGCGGATGGATATCAGACGGATTACGGATTAACGCTTGCCGCCATGACCCTGTCAGTCATTCCAACCATTATCTTGTATCTTATATTCCAGGAACAGGTTATGAAAGGCATGACCGCAGGAGCTGTCAAAGGGTAA
- a CDS encoding carbohydrate ABC transporter permease produces the protein MNALRSRRFIMLGLAPAVIIYALFVFVPVVWSAYYGFFNWSGIGASKYIGVDNYIEIWHDPVFWRALKNNVIFVLASVFGQIPLALMLAVILHKSNPLQRFLRSAVFLPMVLSTVVIGMIWQYIYHPQIGILNFLLDALGLESWKLQWLSDDKIAIFSLVPPLLWSFVGLYLIIFISALQNIPSEIHDAAKIDGASGIRKLVSVSLPMIWGTVQVAIILCISGSLKSFDLVYIMTKGGPAHATELLATYMYNSTFTTYRYGFGSAISTTIVLISLLLIGTSQWLTSRKRKENQ, from the coding sequence ATGAACGCACTGCGCAGTCGGCGTTTTATTATGCTGGGGCTGGCCCCGGCAGTCATCATTTATGCATTGTTTGTATTTGTACCGGTCGTGTGGTCGGCCTACTATGGTTTCTTCAACTGGTCCGGCATCGGCGCATCGAAATATATTGGTGTGGATAATTACATTGAGATCTGGCATGATCCTGTGTTTTGGCGGGCACTGAAAAATAACGTTATTTTTGTATTGGCATCGGTCTTTGGACAGATTCCGTTAGCGCTGATGCTGGCGGTCATCTTACACAAAAGCAATCCATTACAGCGGTTTCTGCGCTCAGCCGTATTTCTGCCGATGGTGTTATCCACTGTAGTTATCGGTATGATCTGGCAGTATATCTATCATCCGCAGATCGGGATATTGAACTTTCTGCTGGACGCACTGGGGCTGGAAAGTTGGAAGCTGCAATGGCTGTCCGATGACAAGATTGCCATTTTCTCATTGGTACCGCCGCTGCTCTGGAGCTTTGTTGGGTTGTATCTAATTATCTTTATCTCCGCACTACAGAATATTCCCAGCGAAATTCATGATGCTGCCAAAATAGACGGGGCTTCAGGAATCCGGAAGCTGGTATCCGTCTCTTTGCCCATGATCTGGGGTACGGTTCAGGTAGCGATCATTCTATGTATTTCGGGTAGTCTGAAATCATTCGATCTGGTCTACATCATGACCAAGGGTGGTCCGGCACATGCGACAGAACTGCTTGCAACGTATATGTACAATTCAACCTTTACAACATACCGATATGGTTTTGGTAGTGCGATCTCAACAACCATCGTACTGATCTCGCTGCTTCTGATCGGAACAAGCCAGTGGCTAACCAGTCGCAAACGAAAAGAGAATCAATAG
- a CDS encoding extracellular solute-binding protein, with protein sequence MLKKWLSGFLAITLFCIILAGCAGGDTSEGGSGNDKVTVTLWHNWTGQDAKAVAMRKIIEDFRAAHPDIEVVDEGLPTDGLKTRLRTVAAANEMPDLFVMWPDAMTKEFVKGDLLQPINAELDAKPEWKDNFIPNALDGYTVDGNIYSVPMNLAPSSFIYYNEALFKQYNVKVPETWAELEQAIATFNQNKVIPMALGNKANWVAQSTIFSTLADRITGTDWFLKATAQDGASFTDPQFIEALNKMQELGNTKAFQDGFNSIDETQMMQLYFQGKAAMVMNGGWALANLVNNAPEEVLNNTHITILPPVDGGQGEPRTTSGVVGTGLGVSKKLSGAQKEAAMELFYALAGPDGQKATLDSSTLVSYKIDLDKTKAHPLFVELYDLMQEVKITPVYDSKLGSATVEVINNALQELLMGGKAEDIAAKIQAAQANAVSQ encoded by the coding sequence ATGTTGAAAAAATGGCTTTCGGGTTTCCTGGCAATAACATTGTTCTGCATTATTCTGGCTGGCTGTGCTGGCGGGGACACTTCAGAAGGAGGCAGCGGCAATGACAAAGTAACCGTCACTCTCTGGCACAACTGGACCGGACAGGATGCAAAGGCGGTTGCGATGCGCAAAATAATTGAAGATTTTCGCGCGGCGCATCCAGATATTGAAGTTGTGGATGAAGGCTTGCCAACAGATGGTCTCAAAACCCGGCTTCGCACGGTGGCAGCTGCTAACGAGATGCCAGACCTATTTGTGATGTGGCCGGATGCCATGACTAAGGAATTTGTAAAAGGGGATCTGTTACAGCCCATTAATGCTGAGCTGGACGCAAAGCCGGAGTGGAAAGACAACTTTATCCCGAATGCACTGGATGGATACACTGTGGACGGGAATATCTACTCCGTGCCGATGAATCTGGCGCCAAGTTCCTTCATTTATTACAATGAAGCTTTGTTCAAACAGTACAACGTAAAAGTGCCTGAGACCTGGGCGGAACTGGAACAAGCGATTGCTACTTTTAATCAAAATAAAGTCATTCCCATGGCACTTGGCAACAAAGCCAACTGGGTAGCTCAATCAACGATATTCAGTACACTGGCTGATCGGATTACCGGCACGGACTGGTTCCTGAAAGCGACAGCACAAGATGGTGCAAGCTTTACCGATCCGCAATTTATTGAAGCCTTGAACAAGATGCAGGAGCTTGGCAACACCAAGGCATTCCAGGATGGATTCAATAGTATCGATGAGACACAGATGATGCAGCTTTATTTCCAAGGTAAGGCAGCGATGGTCATGAACGGCGGATGGGCCTTGGCAAATCTGGTGAACAATGCACCTGAAGAGGTGTTGAACAACACGCATATTACGATTCTTCCTCCAGTGGACGGAGGCCAGGGTGAACCAAGAACAACATCCGGTGTTGTAGGAACCGGGTTGGGTGTAAGTAAAAAGCTGAGCGGTGCACAAAAAGAGGCAGCGATGGAGCTGTTCTACGCGCTGGCAGGACCTGATGGTCAGAAGGCCACATTGGATAGCAGCACATTGGTGAGTTACAAGATTGATCTGGACAAAACCAAAGCACATCCATTGTTCGTAGAATTATATGATCTGATGCAAGAAGTGAAGATCACGCCAGTATACGATTCCAAGCTGGGATCGGCAACGGTTGAGGTTATTAATAATGCATTGCAAGAGTTGCTAATGGGCGGCAAGGCCGAAGACATTGCAGCCAAAATTCAGGCGGCTCAAGCCAATGCAGTTAGTCAGTAA
- a CDS encoding acyltransferase family protein, with the protein MSQSLNRKRHMNGLDGLRAIAVLAVIAYHLNLDFIPGGLLGVGIFFVLSGYLITDILVSQWQEHGRISLGDFWVRRVRRLLPGMLTMTAVVMIWLACTDPSRLAALRGDIVSGVLYISNWWYIFHNVSYFESFGPPSPFGHFWSLAVEEQFYLIWPLLLIAAIVVFKRKGWLVVFIVVAAELSAGAMAIMYNPDLDPSRVYYGTDTRAFALLAGAALAVVWPSRKLSNSLSGMNRLVLDVSGLAALALLIYMMLNSSEYDPFLYQGGMVLQAIATTLLVAVLAHPSSLLARIIGAKPLRWIGERSYGLYLWHYPVIMLTNPAVDTGGAHPVRIILQVAATVVLASLSLKYIENPIRYNGFRDSWSRLWGRGRSSIGIRNVWWKRAGLLMTILLLSYTVSQMMVTHAANSDSHSVSMSNTLNGENSVAEEQGQDVLPAITATSGSGQKNDAHTHKPEAGTKDDPGKNEKPTGESAPDSKPDEQDNSVNPGKDGQSEDKPADDSVNNENDTPDDAGANQSDDTDHTDDTPDSPQGNEETASPAEDGKVHYTVIGDSVILDAKPYLEQSISGVYVDGHVGRQMWQAGDVLEGLKQNNQMGSKVVLELGTNGSFNSKNLNAVLDYLKDEDRVYLVTVRVPRPWERTVNRALNEAASKYSNVSLIDWNSASEGHDEYFEKDGVHLTTQGSEAFAELVKNSIQ; encoded by the coding sequence ATGTCACAATCGTTAAATCGTAAGAGACATATGAACGGACTTGACGGCTTGCGAGCCATCGCTGTACTTGCGGTAATCGCGTATCATCTGAATTTGGATTTTATTCCGGGCGGACTGCTCGGTGTAGGTATATTCTTTGTTCTCTCGGGATATTTAATTACAGATATTCTCGTGTCACAGTGGCAGGAACATGGACGCATTTCACTCGGTGATTTCTGGGTAAGACGGGTAAGGCGTTTGCTTCCAGGCATGCTGACCATGACAGCTGTGGTGATGATCTGGTTGGCCTGTACAGACCCATCCCGGCTTGCTGCGCTTCGTGGTGATATCGTTTCGGGTGTATTATACATAAGCAATTGGTGGTATATCTTTCACAACGTTTCCTATTTCGAAAGTTTTGGCCCTCCATCACCGTTTGGACATTTCTGGTCACTGGCTGTGGAAGAGCAATTTTATCTTATATGGCCTCTTCTACTGATCGCAGCAATCGTAGTGTTCAAAAGAAAGGGATGGCTGGTCGTTTTCATTGTCGTCGCAGCTGAATTATCTGCTGGCGCAATGGCCATCATGTATAATCCGGATTTGGACCCGAGCCGTGTATATTATGGAACAGACACGCGGGCATTCGCACTGCTTGCTGGTGCTGCTCTTGCCGTGGTGTGGCCTAGTCGCAAGCTGTCGAACTCTCTGTCTGGCATGAACCGGCTTGTGCTCGATGTGTCGGGACTTGCTGCGCTCGCTTTGTTAATCTACATGATGCTGAACAGCAGTGAATATGATCCGTTTCTGTATCAAGGGGGCATGGTGCTTCAGGCTATCGCAACAACGTTGCTGGTAGCGGTGTTGGCTCACCCATCGTCTTTACTGGCACGTATCATTGGCGCGAAGCCATTACGCTGGATCGGAGAGCGATCCTACGGATTATATCTGTGGCATTATCCTGTCATTATGTTAACCAATCCCGCGGTGGATACGGGAGGAGCACATCCTGTACGAATCATTTTACAGGTTGCTGCAACGGTTGTACTGGCCTCATTGTCCCTTAAATATATTGAAAATCCGATTCGGTACAATGGATTCCGTGATTCTTGGTCCCGATTATGGGGAAGAGGGCGGTCATCGATCGGTATACGTAACGTATGGTGGAAGCGGGCAGGTCTGTTGATGACGATTCTGCTGTTGTCCTATACGGTATCTCAGATGATGGTCACACATGCAGCGAACTCCGACTCCCATTCGGTATCGATGTCCAACACATTGAATGGAGAGAATTCCGTAGCGGAGGAACAGGGACAGGATGTGTTGCCAGCTATTACAGCAACGTCAGGCTCTGGCCAAAAGAACGATGCTCATACCCATAAACCGGAAGCAGGAACGAAAGATGATCCGGGGAAAAATGAGAAGCCAACAGGAGAGTCTGCTCCAGACTCAAAACCTGACGAACAGGACAATTCAGTGAATCCTGGCAAGGACGGTCAGTCTGAAGATAAGCCGGCTGATGACTCCGTGAATAACGAGAATGATACACCGGATGACGCCGGAGCGAATCAATCCGATGATACGGATCATACGGATGATACACCTGATTCACCTCAGGGCAATGAAGAAACGGCTTCTCCTGCCGAGGATGGAAAGGTTCATTATACCGTTATTGGAGATTCGGTGATTTTGGATGCAAAACCGTATCTGGAGCAAAGTATATCAGGAGTGTATGTGGACGGACATGTCGGTCGTCAGATGTGGCAGGCAGGCGATGTATTGGAAGGTCTGAAGCAAAACAACCAAATGGGCAGTAAAGTGGTGCTGGAGCTCGGGACGAATGGTTCCTTTAACTCCAAAAACTTGAATGCTGTGCTTGATTATCTGAAGGATGAGGATCGGGTATATCTGGTTACTGTGCGCGTACCTCGTCCGTGGGAACGAACGGTGAACAGGGCGTTGAATGAGGCTGCATCCAAGTACAGCAATGTCTCGTTGATTGACTGGAACAGTGCAAGTGAGGGACATGACGAATATTTTGAAAAAGATGGCGTACATCTCACTACGCAAGGGTCCGAAGCTTTTGCAGAACTGGTGAAGAACAGTATCCAATAA
- a CDS encoding flavin reductase family protein: MRQPIEEPIFYSYPGMVAVVTSRHEGVQNVMASGWHTYIGSSPGVYGISLRKETYSYELIEKSGVFGVHFLPGHRSEWIQAAGTFSGRDTDKFTRFGIPYEEGIKVSVPILTDAYFAYECKVMEITTYGDHEWIAGEVLQRYQDQKYFLENGMVDLEKLQIPMYTGRSAYRIMDARTEEKIHPFHL, encoded by the coding sequence ATGCGTCAGCCGATAGAAGAACCCATATTTTATTCTTATCCTGGAATGGTAGCGGTGGTGACTTCACGTCATGAGGGAGTTCAGAATGTGATGGCGTCCGGATGGCATACATACATCGGATCATCACCAGGCGTATATGGCATCTCCCTTCGTAAGGAAACATACTCCTATGAACTCATTGAGAAGAGTGGCGTATTCGGTGTTCATTTCCTGCCAGGTCATCGATCGGAGTGGATTCAAGCTGCAGGAACGTTCAGTGGAAGAGATACGGATAAATTCACAAGATTCGGCATTCCGTATGAGGAAGGAATCAAGGTAAGTGTACCCATTTTGACAGACGCTTATTTTGCTTATGAATGCAAGGTTATGGAGATTACGACATATGGTGACCATGAATGGATTGCAGGCGAAGTGTTGCAGCGATATCAGGATCAGAAGTACTTTCTAGAGAATGGAATGGTTGATCTGGAGAAGTTGCAAATTCCAATGTACACAGGGCGTTCAGCATACCGGATCATGGATGCGAGGACAGAAGAAAAGATTCACCCGTTCCACCTCTAG
- the catA gene encoding type A chloramphenicol O-acetyltransferase translates to MFNSIVLDQWDRKPYFDHYLNQVRCTYSITANLDITLLSTELKLKGLKFYPALIYMISTVVNAHREFRTCFDAEGKLGYWDEMSPSYTIFHEDNKSFSTIWTAFHEDFETFHNRHLEDMKNYKDHKQFVAKPNEPPNTFPVSSIPWVNFTGFNLNVYNEGTYLLPIFTMGKYVQQNDRVYLPLSVQLHHAVCDGYHAGVLFNELQSLADRCQDWC, encoded by the coding sequence ATGTTTAATTCAATCGTGTTAGATCAGTGGGATCGAAAGCCATACTTTGACCACTACTTGAATCAGGTCAGATGTACCTACAGCATAACTGCTAATCTGGATATCACTCTATTGAGTACCGAACTCAAGCTTAAAGGATTGAAATTCTATCCTGCTCTTATCTATATGATCTCTACGGTTGTCAATGCACACAGAGAATTTCGAACCTGTTTTGATGCCGAGGGGAAATTGGGCTACTGGGACGAAATGTCTCCGAGTTATACGATTTTTCATGAGGACAACAAAAGTTTCTCAACGATCTGGACAGCATTCCATGAAGATTTCGAGACGTTCCACAATCGACATCTGGAAGATATGAAGAATTACAAAGATCACAAACAATTTGTTGCCAAACCCAATGAACCGCCAAATACATTTCCCGTTTCCAGCATTCCCTGGGTGAACTTTACGGGATTTAATCTGAATGTTTACAATGAGGGAACCTACTTGTTGCCTATATTCACGATGGGAAAATATGTTCAACAAAACGATCGAGTTTATCTTCCCTTATCCGTTCAGTTACATCACGCGGTGTGTGACGGCTACCATGCTGGCGTTTTATTTAATGAACTGCAATCACTTGCAGATCGATGCCAAGATTGGTGTTAG
- a CDS encoding adenosylcobalamin-dependent ribonucleoside-diphosphate reductase — protein MKSNQRSHQLEGLSEKIFLDRYAWKDADSNHAKVGDVVLVLTKDDPKFPTKEVGEIIERQGQLVQVRTRSGEMIETNVEKLTLNIEKTPEEMWDRLAKAMASVESTADQRATWESKFRSVLEDWKLVPGGRIAAGAGASDELTLFNCYVIPSPQDSRGGIMRTLTEMTEIMARGGGVGINLSSLRPRRAVVKGVNGSSSGSVSWGGLFSYTTGLIEQGGSRRGALMLMMNDWHPDVLDFITVKQTMGQVTNANLSVCVSNAFMEAVKQDGDWDLVFPDTNDPDYDTEWNGDMQQWKAAGHSVVHYRTLKAREIWHTIIESAWKSAEPGVVFMEYYNQMSNSWYFNPIICTNPCGEQGLPGWGVCNLSAINLSKFYDETNHDVAWDELAETTRISARFLDNVIDATPYHFEENRLNQQRERRVGLGTMGLAELMIKLRIRYGSPESLVFLDKLYGFMAKEAYLASAEIAAEKGAFPAFEAERYLQSGFMKNMVATYPEVGEAIRKQGIRNVTLITQAPTGSTGTMVGTSTGIEPYFAFKYFRQSRLGYDEQFVPIAQDWLDEHPGEALPDYYVTAMDLSAENHIRVQAAIQQWVDSSISKTANCPADFTVEDTAELYELAFDLGCKGVTIYRDGSRDVQVLSTSKKEATQAEDQNTAEAEEKTVVSAIENPNNAEVQASDGTSNSQVGVRTHSSDQAPSSSTVLDKQYRSRPQVLRGATYKINTPFGMAYITINDLEGTPGEIFLNVGKAGSDVFAMAEALGRVCSLFLRYGDHGHKVELLIKHLKGIGGSGAIGFGANRVESIADAVAKALESHVQSDVLENETGAVQEQNQVESTYPKVEDQKTFIESRDLCPSCGSASLMNVEGCKTCSNCGYSKCN, from the coding sequence ATGAAATCGAACCAACGATCGCACCAATTAGAAGGACTCAGCGAAAAAATATTTCTGGACCGATACGCCTGGAAGGACGCTGATTCGAATCATGCCAAGGTCGGAGATGTTGTATTGGTATTAACGAAGGATGATCCCAAGTTCCCAACCAAGGAAGTGGGCGAAATCATAGAACGTCAGGGTCAGCTTGTACAGGTAAGGACTCGAAGCGGAGAGATGATCGAGACAAATGTGGAGAAACTGACACTCAACATAGAAAAAACACCGGAAGAGATGTGGGACCGCCTCGCCAAAGCGATGGCTTCTGTCGAATCCACAGCCGATCAGCGGGCAACGTGGGAGTCCAAGTTCCGCTCTGTGCTGGAAGATTGGAAGTTAGTACCCGGAGGACGCATTGCTGCGGGCGCGGGGGCAAGCGATGAGCTGACACTCTTCAATTGTTATGTTATTCCGTCTCCGCAAGACAGTCGGGGTGGCATCATGAGAACCTTGACCGAGATGACGGAGATTATGGCACGTGGGGGAGGCGTAGGTATTAATTTGTCCTCTTTGCGTCCTCGCCGAGCGGTGGTGAAAGGTGTCAACGGATCATCCAGCGGTTCCGTATCGTGGGGCGGATTGTTCAGTTATACGACTGGACTGATTGAACAGGGTGGGAGCCGCCGGGGTGCGCTCATGCTCATGATGAATGACTGGCATCCGGATGTGCTTGATTTTATTACCGTGAAACAAACGATGGGGCAGGTGACCAATGCCAATCTGTCTGTATGTGTGAGCAACGCATTTATGGAGGCTGTCAAGCAGGACGGTGATTGGGACTTGGTTTTCCCCGATACAAACGATCCAGACTATGATACCGAGTGGAACGGGGATATGCAGCAGTGGAAAGCAGCAGGTCATTCGGTGGTGCACTATCGTACACTGAAGGCGCGCGAAATCTGGCATACCATTATTGAATCAGCCTGGAAATCGGCAGAGCCTGGTGTGGTATTCATGGAGTACTATAACCAGATGTCCAACAGCTGGTACTTCAATCCGATCATCTGTACTAATCCGTGCGGGGAACAAGGCCTGCCTGGCTGGGGTGTATGTAATCTGTCTGCCATTAATCTGTCCAAATTCTACGATGAAACAAATCATGATGTGGCATGGGATGAACTGGCGGAAACCACTCGTATCTCGGCTAGATTTTTGGACAATGTCATCGATGCAACACCATATCATTTTGAGGAAAATAGACTGAATCAGCAGCGTGAACGCCGGGTTGGGCTTGGCACGATGGGACTGGCAGAGCTGATGATTAAGCTGCGTATTCGATACGGCAGTCCTGAATCTCTTGTTTTTCTGGATAAACTGTATGGATTCATGGCGAAGGAGGCCTATCTGGCATCGGCAGAGATTGCAGCAGAGAAGGGAGCTTTCCCAGCTTTCGAAGCTGAACGGTACTTACAGAGTGGATTCATGAAAAACATGGTTGCGACGTACCCTGAAGTGGGAGAGGCCATTCGTAAACAGGGCATTCGAAATGTCACACTGATCACACAGGCGCCAACGGGAAGTACAGGTACGATGGTGGGCACATCAACAGGTATTGAGCCGTATTTCGCCTTCAAGTATTTCCGTCAAAGCCGTCTAGGTTATGATGAACAGTTCGTACCGATTGCACAAGATTGGCTGGATGAACATCCGGGTGAAGCTTTACCAGATTATTATGTGACGGCAATGGATCTGTCGGCTGAGAATCATATCCGGGTGCAGGCTGCGATCCAGCAATGGGTGGATAGTTCGATCTCGAAAACGGCAAACTGTCCGGCTGATTTTACAGTGGAGGACACGGCTGAGCTGTACGAACTGGCCTTCGACCTAGGCTGCAAGGGAGTAACGATATATCGCGACGGCAGCAGGGATGTGCAGGTGTTGTCCACGTCGAAGAAGGAAGCGACCCAGGCTGAAGATCAGAACACGGCGGAAGCTGAAGAGAAGACAGTCGTATCTGCAATAGAAAACCCGAATAATGCTGAAGTACAGGCAAGTGATGGAACTTCCAATAGCCAGGTTGGTGTTAGAACGCATTCTTCCGATCAAGCCCCTTCCTCTTCTACAGTGCTGGATAAACAGTATAGAAGCCGTCCTCAAGTACTGCGCGGTGCGACATATAAAATCAATACGCCATTCGGCATGGCTTACATTACGATCAATGATCTGGAGGGAACGCCGGGTGAGATTTTCCTGAACGTGGGCAAAGCGGGCTCGGACGTGTTTGCCATGGCTGAGGCACTTGGTCGAGTATGCTCTCTGTTCCTTCGATACGGAGATCATGGGCACAAGGTTGAACTGTTGATCAAACATCTCAAGGGAATCGGTGGTTCGGGAGCGATTGGCTTCGGAGCCAATCGGGTTGAATCGATTGCTGATGCAGTTGCCAAAGCATTGGAAAGTCATGTACAGAGCGATGTGCTGGAGAATGAAACTGGAGCAGTACAAGAACAGAATCAAGTGGAGAGCACGTATCCAAAAGTGGAGGATCAGAAAACCTTTATCGAATCGAGAGATTTATGTCCTTCATGCGGCTCGGCATCCCTGATGAATGTGGAAGGTTGCAAAACATGCAGCAACTGTGGGTACAGTAAGTGCAATTAA
- a CDS encoding DEAD/DEAH box helicase produces MNRKNPHHMNQPVAELPVPLEFDRSWINQLESRLDKGGPWGDYRLFQLGIQAEETNLIPNFDEIQCLKHLQGLTPLPHQMDTARKVLFEMSGRAILADEVGLGKTIEAGLILKEYMVRGLVSKVLILVPASLVLQWVRELNSKFGIPAIAQKKAYSWQNEVVVASMDTAKRDPHKDMLLNTDYDMIIIDEAHKLKNKKTTNYQFMLKLRKKYCLLLTATPVQNDMSELFNLINLLKPGQLGRQGDFAANFVVDKRVPKNQEQLKNELSKVMIRNRRGEGPVQFTKRNVSNVNLQLSPEEQALYDGVTSFVKDQYQEAGGNLSSMLSLVTLQREVCSSRDAVFVTLVNLSKKLPLDSPLRDKIWELVAHIKAIKENTKAEKTMELIRNMNEKVIIFTEYRATQEYLLNYFRNNGLTAVPYRGGMNRGKKDWMMDLFRGRVQAMIATEAGGEGINLQFCHHMINFDLPWNPMRVEQRIGRVHRLGQQNDVNIFNLSTTGTIEEHILSLLHEKINMFEMVIGGLDVILERLEKKESIEKSLYKIILESQTDEDIRRKMDSLGQSLNSIQREVADEGPAVSGLLDLRKGGS; encoded by the coding sequence ATGAACCGGAAAAACCCGCACCACATGAATCAACCTGTAGCCGAGCTGCCCGTTCCGCTGGAATTTGATCGAAGCTGGATTAATCAATTGGAATCACGACTGGATAAAGGAGGTCCTTGGGGGGATTACAGACTTTTTCAACTTGGCATTCAGGCCGAAGAGACCAACCTGATTCCAAATTTTGATGAGATCCAATGTTTGAAGCATCTACAAGGCCTTACCCCACTCCCTCACCAGATGGACACTGCACGCAAAGTATTATTTGAAATGTCAGGCCGGGCCATTCTCGCCGACGAGGTGGGGCTTGGCAAAACCATTGAAGCCGGTCTCATTCTGAAAGAATATATGGTTCGAGGTCTCGTATCCAAGGTGCTTATTCTCGTGCCTGCTTCTCTTGTGTTGCAATGGGTACGAGAGTTGAATTCAAAATTTGGCATCCCTGCTATTGCCCAGAAAAAGGCTTATTCCTGGCAGAATGAAGTGGTCGTTGCTTCCATGGATACAGCCAAACGTGACCCGCATAAAGATATGCTGCTGAATACCGATTACGACATGATCATTATTGACGAGGCCCATAAGCTCAAAAACAAGAAAACAACCAACTATCAATTCATGCTGAAATTGCGCAAAAAATATTGTCTCTTGCTTACAGCTACACCTGTGCAGAACGATATGAGTGAGCTATTCAATCTGATCAACCTGCTGAAACCCGGTCAACTGGGTCGTCAGGGTGACTTTGCGGCCAACTTTGTCGTAGACAAACGGGTTCCGAAAAATCAGGAACAGCTTAAGAACGAGTTATCCAAAGTCATGATTCGTAACCGCCGCGGCGAAGGCCCCGTTCAATTTACCAAACGGAATGTATCCAACGTGAATCTGCAACTATCGCCCGAAGAACAAGCGCTTTATGATGGCGTGACTTCCTTTGTTAAAGACCAGTACCAGGAAGCTGGCGGCAACCTGAGCAGCATGCTCTCTCTTGTTACATTGCAGCGTGAAGTGTGCAGCAGTCGGGATGCTGTATTCGTGACGCTGGTTAATCTGTCGAAGAAACTTCCGCTGGACTCTCCCCTTCGGGACAAGATTTGGGAACTCGTTGCCCATATTAAAGCGATCAAGGAAAATACCAAAGCCGAGAAAACGATGGAACTGATTCGGAACATGAATGAAAAAGTAATTATCTTCACAGAATACCGGGCCACGCAGGAGTATCTGCTAAACTATTTCCGCAACAATGGGCTTACAGCTGTACCCTATCGGGGTGGCATGAATCGAGGCAAAAAAGACTGGATGATGGATCTCTTCCGCGGGCGTGTGCAGGCCATGATTGCAACCGAAGCAGGTGGTGAAGGCATCAATCTGCAATTTTGCCATCATATGATCAACTTTGATCTGCCTTGGAACCCCATGCGGGTAGAGCAGCGGATCGGTCGGGTACACCGGCTTGGACAGCAAAATGACGTGAACATCTTCAATTTATCTACGACCGGAACCATCGAGGAACATATTCTGAGTCTGTTGCATGAGAAGATCAATATGTTTGAAATGGTGATCGGCGGGCTGGATGTCATTCTGGAACGGCTGGAGAAAAAGGAGTCTATTGAGAAAAGTTTGTACAAAATCATATTGGAATCACAAACTGATGAAGATATTCGCCGTAAAATGGACTCCCTTGGACAATCGCTGAACTCCATTCAACGTGAGGTTGCCGATGAAGGCCCTGCCGTATCCGGGTTGTTAGATCTTCGCAAAGGAGGTAGCTAA